A part of Candidatus Electrothrix aestuarii genomic DNA contains:
- a CDS encoding GPW/gp25 family protein: MKEDSSFLGRGWSFPPRFNPADRGVETVAEEEDIRESLRILFSTAPGERIMHPSYGCGLKRMVFESITETVQTEIKDLIERAILFFEPRITLEQVELDATEIFEGKLLILLEYTIRTINVRSNMVYPFYFQEGTLLNP, from the coding sequence ATGAAGGAAGACAGCTCGTTCCTCGGGAGGGGCTGGAGTTTCCCTCCCCGCTTTAATCCGGCTGATCGGGGCGTGGAAACCGTTGCGGAAGAAGAGGATATCCGGGAAAGCCTGCGGATTCTTTTTTCCACAGCCCCTGGCGAACGGATCATGCATCCCAGCTACGGGTGTGGCCTGAAACGGATGGTCTTTGAATCAATTACAGAGACCGTGCAAACCGAGATTAAAGACCTGATCGAGCGAGCTATCCTTTTTTTTGAACCCCGAATTACGCTGGAACAAGTTGAGCTGGATGCCACAGAGATCTTTGAGGGCAAACTCCTGATCCTCCTTGAGTACACCATTCGCACTATCAATGTCCGCAGTAATATGGTCTATCCTTTTTATTTCCAGGAAGGAACCCTGCTGAATCCATGA
- a CDS encoding DUF5908 family protein, with protein MAIEIKKLIIKTVIEPKNTVPAQQGSPEDFARMKARLLKECHQMIQDSLRWEKER; from the coding sequence ATGGCGATAGAAATCAAAAAACTCATCATTAAAACCGTGATTGAACCCAAGAACACGGTCCCGGCTCAACAGGGCAGCCCGGAGGATTTTGCCCGAATGAAGGCCCGGCTGCTCAAGGAATGCCATCAGATGATACAGGATAGCCTGCGCTGGGAAAAGGAGCGATAG
- a CDS encoding phage tail protein: MAEDGSAQSTDAKTGWPLPKFHFQVKWDDKEMSFQEVSGLDVEAQPIEYRAGDNPVFSTLKMPGLKKYGNITMKKGIFKSDNKFWDWFNEIKMNVIKRVPVTISLLDEEGSPTMVWTLTNAWPTKITGTDLKSDGNEVAVESIEIAHEGLTIANG; the protein is encoded by the coding sequence ATGGCTGAAGACGGATCTGCACAATCAACAGACGCCAAAACCGGATGGCCTTTACCGAAGTTTCATTTTCAGGTCAAATGGGATGATAAGGAGATGTCCTTTCAGGAAGTTTCCGGCCTTGATGTTGAAGCCCAGCCCATTGAATATCGTGCTGGCGACAACCCGGTCTTCTCAACTCTGAAAATGCCAGGCCTGAAGAAATACGGCAATATCACCATGAAAAAAGGTATCTTTAAATCCGACAATAAATTCTGGGACTGGTTCAATGAGATAAAAATGAACGTCATAAAAAGAGTCCCTGTAACAATCAGCCTACTGGATGAAGAAGGCAGCCCAACGATGGTCTGGACCCTAACCAATGCCTGGCCAACCAAGATTACAGGGACTGATTTAAAGTCTGACGGCAATGAGGTAGCTGTTGAAAGCATTGAAATAGCCCATGAAGGGCTGACTATTGCAAATGGGTAA
- a CDS encoding peptidoglycan-binding protein: MGKLEKMTITACTVKCNGDIKADGKKMKVLINPSSLKHEHSISYNTKVPWGSIAEDLRFDKVNAEKVSFDLVIDGTGVIPGSSGKVKDSIDTLKKIVYQYNGSAHQPSPVCLTWGSFIFWGRLTSLSLEHTLFKPSGEPLRAKANLALSGYMTKEEEALRKNNSSPDLTHTIEVKAGDTLPLLCYKVYSDASYYPEVARVNGLNTLQYLRPGLKLKFPPLQ; this comes from the coding sequence ATGGGTAAATTAGAAAAGATGACCATAACAGCCTGCACAGTGAAATGTAACGGCGATATCAAGGCGGATGGCAAGAAGATGAAAGTATTGATCAATCCTTCCTCACTTAAGCACGAACACTCCATTAGTTATAACACCAAAGTACCTTGGGGAAGTATTGCTGAAGATCTGAGGTTCGATAAGGTCAATGCGGAAAAAGTCTCCTTTGATTTAGTCATTGATGGTACCGGAGTTATTCCAGGCAGTTCTGGAAAGGTCAAGGACTCAATCGATACGCTAAAAAAAATAGTGTACCAATATAATGGCAGCGCGCACCAGCCCAGCCCAGTCTGTTTGACTTGGGGGTCTTTTATTTTTTGGGGGCGCCTGACATCTCTTTCTCTGGAGCATACGCTGTTCAAGCCCAGTGGAGAGCCGTTGCGGGCCAAGGCCAATCTTGCCTTGAGCGGCTACATGACCAAGGAAGAAGAAGCCCTACGAAAAAATAATTCTTCCCCTGATCTTACACATACCATTGAGGTGAAGGCTGGCGACACATTGCCATTGCTCTGTTACAAGGTGTATAGCGATGCTTCCTATTATCCAGAAGTAGCACGGGTCAATGGACTGAACACCCTTCAATACCTTCGACCAGGACTTAAATTGAAATTTCCTCCCTTACAATAA
- the vgrG gene encoding type VI secretion system tip protein VgrG: protein MPASPSGKVRIAVYSGDKKLKDSVELSSIEIRKEINKISSAHLVILDHCVQEQDFPVSNSDFFKPGKEIKIELGYCDTLETVFKGIVTRHAVKADEDTSELKIDCRDKAISMTAVRKNANYTEKKDSDIISSLINDAGLTPDVEDSAVSHPALVQYDATDWDFMLTRAESAGMLVTVDDAKVTVKAPNMDASPKLKVVNGDDLINFQAEMDAESQLASFIITSWDPKTQKIIEQKVGGKEFNQQGDLNSSALSKAIASPVFIQTCGAPYPPEALKKLIESKRLRTGLARIRGRMTFQGNAQAHPGGLIEVAGTGDHFNGKVFVGGVHHTVKNGNWITETKLGISPEPFSARPDLTSPRAGGILPGISGLQIGVVVKLDGDPLKLHRIQVKVPVLQAETEGIWARLASCYASNSFGSFVLPEVDDEVVLGYFNNDPSHPVIIGSLYNGQHPPPYKIEKKNNIKAFVSREKLTVELDEEKKVITVKTPGKNTIVISDEDKGILLKDQNDNTIKLNDSGISIESPKDIKITAKGKIDIKSTGALSLTSSADLKGEGMNVSLKGKTSLTADGGPNATLKASAMTTIKGGIVKIN from the coding sequence ATGCCTGCATCTCCCAGTGGTAAAGTCCGCATCGCGGTGTATAGCGGTGACAAAAAATTGAAAGACAGTGTCGAGCTTTCTTCCATAGAAATTCGTAAAGAAATTAACAAGATTTCAAGTGCACATCTGGTTATTCTCGACCATTGTGTACAGGAACAGGATTTTCCGGTCAGCAACAGCGATTTTTTTAAGCCGGGTAAGGAAATTAAAATAGAGCTGGGCTATTGTGATACTCTTGAGACGGTTTTTAAAGGTATTGTCACCCGGCATGCGGTAAAGGCCGATGAAGATACTTCAGAACTAAAAATTGACTGTCGCGACAAGGCAATATCCATGACCGCTGTTCGAAAAAATGCTAATTATACTGAAAAGAAAGACAGCGATATTATTTCAAGCCTGATAAACGACGCCGGACTTACGCCGGACGTGGAAGACAGTGCAGTCTCCCATCCTGCTTTAGTGCAATACGATGCCACTGATTGGGATTTTATGCTTACCCGTGCAGAATCAGCCGGGATGTTGGTCACGGTTGATGACGCCAAGGTCACGGTGAAAGCGCCGAATATGGATGCCTCTCCAAAGCTGAAGGTAGTGAACGGAGATGATCTGATCAATTTCCAGGCTGAAATGGACGCTGAAAGTCAGCTGGCTTCCTTTATTATTACCTCTTGGGATCCAAAGACCCAAAAAATTATTGAACAAAAAGTTGGCGGAAAGGAATTTAATCAACAGGGGGACTTAAACTCATCAGCATTATCAAAAGCAATAGCATCGCCTGTTTTTATCCAGACCTGCGGTGCCCCTTACCCCCCTGAAGCACTAAAGAAACTGATTGAATCCAAGAGATTAAGAACTGGCCTTGCTCGGATTCGTGGACGTATGACTTTTCAGGGAAATGCTCAGGCCCACCCTGGAGGGTTGATCGAAGTGGCAGGAACCGGTGATCATTTTAACGGCAAAGTCTTTGTGGGCGGGGTGCATCATACGGTTAAAAACGGCAACTGGATCACAGAAACAAAATTAGGTATTTCGCCGGAGCCGTTTTCCGCGCGACCCGACCTTACCTCACCGAGGGCCGGAGGAATTCTGCCCGGCATCAGCGGTTTGCAAATTGGGGTGGTGGTGAAACTGGACGGCGATCCCTTAAAACTCCATCGGATCCAGGTCAAGGTACCCGTGCTTCAGGCAGAAACCGAGGGCATCTGGGCACGACTGGCCTCCTGTTATGCCTCGAACAGCTTTGGCAGTTTTGTCCTGCCGGAGGTGGATGACGAGGTGGTGCTGGGTTATTTCAACAACGACCCCTCACACCCCGTCATCATTGGCAGTCTCTATAACGGCCAGCACCCCCCACCGTACAAGATAGAAAAGAAAAATAATATCAAAGCATTTGTCAGCAGAGAGAAGCTGACCGTGGAACTGGATGAAGAGAAAAAGGTGATCACCGTGAAAACGCCCGGTAAAAACACCATCGTCATCAGTGATGAGGATAAGGGTATCCTACTGAAAGACCAAAATGATAATACGATCAAACTCAACGACTCCGGCATCAGTATCGAAAGCCCCAAGGATATTAAAATTACCGCCAAGGGAAAGATCGATATCAAATCCACCGGAGCCCTTTCCTTGACATCCTCAGCTGATCTCAAGGGAGAAGGTATGAATGTCTCTTTAAAAGGGAAGACCAGTCTCACTGCAGATGGAGGACCGAATGCAACGCTTAAGGCTTCGGCAATGACGACCATAAAAGGTGGAATCGTGAAGATAAACTGA
- a CDS encoding type II toxin-antitoxin system RelE/ParE family toxin has translation MSIPTKALSAIFYKQLTGAEPVREWLLSLTLEERKAIGGDIMSVEYGWPIGMPTVKSLGKGLWEVRSTLPTKIARVFFCIKGSEMILLHGIIKKSQKAPKKELDLAIKRMKAIGSK, from the coding sequence ATGAGTATTCCTACGAAAGCATTGTCGGCTATTTTTTACAAGCAGTTAACTGGTGCTGAACCTGTTCGTGAATGGTTGCTTTCTCTCACGCTAGAAGAGAGGAAGGCTATTGGTGGAGATATAATGTCGGTAGAATATGGGTGGCCAATTGGAATGCCGACAGTTAAGAGTCTTGGTAAAGGTCTGTGGGAGGTTAGATCCACATTGCCTACGAAAATTGCTCGCGTTTTCTTTTGTATTAAAGGGAGTGAAATGATTTTGCTTCATGGGATAATAAAGAAAAGTCAAAAGGCGCCGAAGAAAGAACTAGATTTAGCGATTAAGCGGATGAAAGCAATAGGGAGTAAATAA
- a CDS encoding ATP-binding protein: MIPTIKNKSVPFFEIQWLEKVAAQVICTHFKQEGHENHWWQIPMPELAESDSVYAGIVREWQLGQFERVLLALAMAPHLQPEALDIFYGINLKTDRIFSEFGGITDKGFNGFLPTGQTLLFLLSANEPEWRLRAMELFNPRHRLMAEQVISLESIDPNLPRLSGLLKLSEQWLHYFLTGEEVKPELSTSFPAHALTTPLTWSDLVLDYPVMMQVEEIRAWLAHGPTLMEDWGLARKVKPGYRAAFYGPPGTGKTLTAALLAQSTGREVYRVDLSMIVSKYIGETEKNLSRVFDAAAYKDWILFFDEADALFGKRTVASTANDRHANQQTGYLLQKIEDFPGTVILATNLKANMDEAFARRFQAMIHFSMPSADLRLQLWQNAFRDTCALGEDIDLVQVAEDYELSGGAIINVLRNCALTAISQERRHVTKQELLTAIRAEQRKEGKTI; this comes from the coding sequence ATGATACCGACAATAAAAAATAAATCTGTCCCCTTTTTTGAAATACAATGGTTAGAAAAGGTGGCGGCCCAAGTCATTTGCACCCACTTTAAACAAGAAGGCCACGAGAACCATTGGTGGCAGATCCCCATGCCGGAGCTGGCCGAGAGCGACTCTGTGTATGCAGGCATTGTCCGGGAATGGCAGTTGGGCCAATTTGAACGGGTGCTGCTGGCCCTGGCCATGGCACCCCATCTGCAACCGGAGGCCTTGGATATTTTCTATGGGATCAACCTCAAGACTGACCGCATTTTCAGCGAATTCGGCGGAATCACCGATAAGGGCTTTAATGGTTTCTTGCCCACCGGCCAGACCCTGCTCTTTCTCCTGTCAGCCAATGAACCGGAGTGGCGACTGCGGGCCATGGAGCTGTTCAATCCCAGGCATCGCTTGATGGCTGAGCAGGTGATCAGCCTGGAAAGCATTGATCCCAACCTGCCCCGGCTCAGCGGCCTCCTCAAACTCTCTGAGCAATGGCTCCATTATTTCCTCACTGGGGAAGAGGTGAAACCGGAATTATCCACCTCCTTTCCAGCCCATGCCCTGACCACGCCCTTGACCTGGTCGGATCTGGTGCTGGACTACCCGGTTATGATGCAGGTGGAAGAAATTCGGGCCTGGTTGGCCCACGGTCCGACCCTGATGGAGGATTGGGGGCTGGCCCGGAAGGTCAAACCCGGCTATCGGGCTGCCTTTTATGGCCCTCCCGGCACCGGCAAGACCTTAACCGCTGCCCTGTTGGCCCAATCAACAGGCAGGGAGGTTTACCGGGTGGACTTGTCCATGATTGTGTCCAAATATATTGGCGAGACCGAAAAAAATCTCTCCCGTGTCTTTGATGCAGCGGCCTATAAGGATTGGATTTTGTTTTTTGATGAGGCAGATGCCCTGTTTGGCAAGCGGACCGTGGCATCCACGGCCAATGATCGCCATGCCAACCAGCAGACCGGCTATTTGCTGCAAAAAATTGAAGATTTTCCCGGCACCGTGATCCTGGCCACCAATTTAAAGGCCAATATGGATGAGGCCTTTGCCCGTCGATTCCAGGCCATGATTCATTTTTCTATGCCCTCTGCTGACCTGCGCTTGCAACTCTGGCAAAATGCCTTTCGTGATACCTGTGCGTTGGGAGAGGATATCGACTTGGTGCAGGTGGCTGAGGATTATGAGTTGTCTGGTGGGGCAATTATTAATGTGCTGCGGAACTGTGCGTTAACGGCAATCAGTCAGGAGCGGAGACATGTGACCAAGCAGGAGTTATTGACAGCGATTCGGGCAGAACAGCGGAAAGAGGGTAAGACCATATAA
- a CDS encoding PAAR domain-containing protein, which produces MPPAARLTDMHTCPMQTPATPPIPHVGGPVIGPGVPTVLIANMPAAVVGDSCICVGPPDTIAKGSATVQIGGKPAARMGDTTAHGGSIVLGCPTVLIGG; this is translated from the coding sequence ATGCCACCAGCTGCCCGACTCACCGATATGCATACCTGTCCCATGCAAACCCCAGCCACCCCTCCAATTCCTCATGTAGGAGGCCCGGTGATTGGACCAGGCGTTCCCACGGTCCTTATCGCGAATATGCCAGCTGCCGTGGTGGGAGACAGCTGTATTTGCGTTGGTCCCCCCGACACCATTGCCAAAGGCTCAGCCACGGTCCAGATTGGAGGTAAACCCGCAGCCCGCATGGGCGATACCACTGCCCACGGCGGCAGTATAGTCCTGGGGTGTCCTACTGTGCTCATTGGAGGCTGA
- a CDS encoding phage tail protein, with protein sequence MTDNKEYPPVAFYFSVYINGIGRDAGDNSFQEVSGLNTELETEDIEEGGENRFVHHLPKKIKHPKLVLKRGIAEKKSPLVSWCTEVLESDFNTSFSTKEIRVYLLGRNAGKEALRGWSVDNAFPVSWEIEPFNSTKNEVAIEKIELIYNTLKRTV encoded by the coding sequence ATGACGGATAACAAAGAATATCCACCGGTCGCCTTTTATTTTTCAGTTTATATCAATGGGATCGGGCGAGATGCCGGTGATAACTCTTTCCAGGAAGTTTCCGGGCTTAATACCGAGCTTGAAACCGAAGATATTGAGGAGGGAGGTGAAAATCGTTTTGTTCACCATCTGCCTAAAAAGATTAAGCATCCTAAACTGGTCCTTAAGAGAGGGATTGCAGAAAAAAAGTCTCCTTTGGTTTCCTGGTGTACAGAGGTTTTGGAGTCTGATTTTAATACCTCTTTTTCTACCAAGGAAATACGAGTTTACTTGCTTGGCAGAAATGCCGGAAAAGAGGCTCTGCGCGGCTGGTCAGTAGATAACGCCTTCCCTGTGAGTTGGGAAATAGAGCCTTTCAACTCTACCAAGAATGAAGTCGCAATTGAAAAAATAGAGCTCATTTATAATACATTGAAAAGAACAGTGTAG
- a CDS encoding baseplate J/gp47 family protein, with protein sequence MTNPLKKNNKPIFAGDTLYGLPISSGTHQQDRLPPPLQPDWFNIEERSPASLLSMSRQYAAKLCYFSRQNQHRGDWESLFHHDEAAIMAEMLSSDFLVDEEEFLRHLKENKTSAAEAVLKIAHKLDQWLGRLRRRENPALGPVLELLEVKANQLSPLLDQLIVLARGKSSDEHFSHLRKTNGTNQPPFSEASLSLAYQDSKELLRATHTAFHQALLALQEMVPLFWQETLESGNHEPAIGLFIAFVQLYCKAIGHGRSFPERHLDFYYQQVLQTRPRQPTPDAVHLVLRTLPGGEAVIQQGDRFSAGITEEAGEEKIYRADYGLRVTDTKVERLQTLSFHRDKLISPAWEMGCFTHCWTNELSVAAEPAPGTEPSGLPLFGDSQHLVRRYGAKEAQHGLVLAAPELLLSQGKREIELTLCYTAAEEGRDTLLEKMGQATGQEEFFLSFGQFLAFYLSPIDQQIPDAYKKRIEQAAQRAEISQASYKVIQQLLKESDQGNLLFYRFLTNVFYIDLSGEDGWLPVGRYVIFPVDSSEPGCTGGLRLSFTLDRDAQPVVGYQADLHGQGFETTLPLLRLRLNHQAHLFTYSIFSSWIIGKVILETKAERVGDLQVANQHGLLDPNQPFQPFGPIPTRQSYMIIGSYEAACKHLTELRFTFDWGELPEEDEGFSGYYDGYTSLDNASFQADFSLLRGGHWVPDTRAQRQTMPLFSWQPYSSEPNQGKLNDQHELVINDLKKFSPLHPATEPEDFSYGPGQGDGFFRWQISGATFGQKEYPELLTRVMTRNAHLKKKQLPLPKAPYTPLINQLTLGYTARCVLDLSTAPQGTSQLYHLSPFGLKIIYPEEVRKPHPLIPKTDNAGNLYIGLSGLETMGQLTLYFVLAPDSDRSAADEQPALSWSYATAQQWRPFPEANLQGDSTNAFLHSGIITLDIPRDISNENKEMGKGLYWLRVSTANDPRMFSSLRGVYSQALRATALPKDTKEVTTAPLPPKSVTSPLSSIVGLTEVLQPEASFNGGRKEDREAVITRLHERLRHKDRAVTPWDYERLVLEHFPDIGRVKCFPHLRTRPKPERCPGGVLVVVVPGAEHQQAGESFPRINAARLVQIRDFLRDRASGFARIEVRNPEYEQIQVRCAAHFIDNFSTGQRIQQLNQAIRDYISPWSTTGYQARFGWNLRLDDILAYLSGQEGVNYITDLSVLHITKDASNAYYLEDSVRDKDKDKEEDRIRPRYPWSLAVPMPRHFIRSLDTAETVEAEATGVDELRIGATFIINE encoded by the coding sequence ATGACCAATCCCTTGAAGAAAAACAACAAACCCATCTTTGCCGGCGATACGCTCTACGGATTACCTATTTCCTCTGGAACCCATCAGCAGGATCGTCTTCCACCTCCCTTGCAGCCAGATTGGTTCAATATTGAAGAACGTTCTCCTGCCTCCTTACTGAGCATGAGCCGACAGTATGCGGCAAAGCTTTGTTATTTTTCACGCCAGAATCAGCACCGAGGAGATTGGGAGAGCCTGTTCCACCATGATGAAGCGGCAATCATGGCAGAGATGCTCAGTTCGGATTTCCTTGTGGATGAAGAGGAATTTCTCCGTCATCTTAAGGAAAACAAGACCTCCGCAGCTGAAGCGGTGTTAAAGATTGCCCATAAGCTTGATCAATGGCTGGGCAGGTTACGAAGAAGAGAGAACCCAGCCCTGGGACCAGTCCTTGAACTGCTTGAGGTAAAGGCCAATCAGCTGTCACCATTACTGGATCAGCTTATTGTCCTTGCTCGTGGAAAAAGCAGCGACGAACATTTTTCCCACTTGCGTAAAACGAATGGAACAAATCAACCTCCTTTTTCTGAGGCTTCCCTTTCCCTGGCCTACCAAGACAGTAAAGAGCTGTTACGGGCCACCCATACCGCTTTTCATCAGGCGCTCCTTGCTCTTCAGGAGATGGTTCCGCTTTTTTGGCAAGAGACCTTGGAGAGCGGGAACCATGAACCGGCAATAGGGCTCTTTATTGCCTTTGTCCAACTCTATTGTAAGGCAATAGGGCACGGACGAAGTTTTCCAGAGCGACATCTGGATTTTTACTACCAGCAGGTCCTGCAAACCAGGCCCCGGCAGCCTACTCCTGATGCTGTCCATTTGGTTCTGCGTACCCTTCCCGGTGGAGAGGCTGTGATTCAACAGGGTGATCGCTTTTCAGCAGGGATAACAGAGGAGGCTGGTGAAGAAAAAATCTATCGTGCCGATTATGGACTCCGGGTCACTGACACCAAGGTCGAGCGTCTCCAGACCCTTTCCTTTCATCGCGATAAACTCATCTCCCCGGCCTGGGAAATGGGCTGTTTCACCCATTGCTGGACCAATGAACTTTCTGTTGCTGCGGAACCAGCGCCTGGCACAGAGCCTTCCGGCCTCCCCTTATTTGGCGATTCCCAACACCTTGTCCGTCGTTATGGGGCCAAAGAGGCCCAGCACGGTCTTGTCCTGGCAGCACCTGAGCTTCTCCTCAGCCAGGGGAAACGGGAGATCGAACTGACCCTCTGTTATACAGCTGCTGAAGAGGGAAGAGATACCCTTCTGGAAAAGATGGGGCAGGCTACTGGCCAGGAGGAATTTTTCCTGTCTTTTGGTCAATTCCTGGCTTTCTATCTGAGCCCTATTGATCAACAAATCCCTGACGCCTATAAAAAACGAATCGAACAGGCTGCACAGCGCGCTGAAATTTCTCAGGCATCCTACAAAGTGATCCAGCAGCTCCTCAAAGAGAGTGATCAGGGCAACCTGCTCTTTTATCGTTTTCTCACCAATGTTTTTTATATCGATCTGAGTGGCGAGGATGGGTGGCTTCCCGTGGGGCGGTATGTAATTTTTCCTGTAGATTCATCAGAACCCGGCTGTACCGGTGGGCTCCGTCTCAGCTTTACTCTGGACCGCGACGCCCAACCCGTGGTCGGCTATCAAGCTGATCTGCATGGTCAGGGCTTTGAAACCACCCTGCCACTCCTTCGCCTTCGTCTCAATCATCAGGCCCATCTTTTTACCTATTCCATTTTCTCTTCCTGGATCATCGGTAAAGTTATATTGGAGACCAAGGCAGAACGAGTTGGCGACCTTCAGGTTGCAAACCAACATGGCTTATTGGACCCAAATCAACCTTTTCAGCCTTTCGGCCCCATACCCACCCGGCAATCCTATATGATTATCGGGAGCTATGAGGCTGCCTGCAAGCATTTGACAGAGCTTCGTTTCACCTTTGATTGGGGTGAGCTTCCTGAAGAGGATGAAGGTTTTTCCGGTTACTACGACGGCTATACCTCATTGGATAATGCCTCGTTTCAGGCTGATTTTTCTCTCCTGCGTGGTGGTCATTGGGTACCTGATACCCGGGCCCAACGTCAGACAATGCCTTTATTTTCCTGGCAGCCCTATAGTTCAGAACCGAATCAGGGGAAATTGAATGATCAGCATGAGCTGGTTATTAATGATCTAAAAAAATTTTCCCCTCTTCATCCTGCAACAGAGCCAGAAGATTTTTCCTACGGCCCAGGTCAGGGCGATGGCTTTTTCCGCTGGCAGATCTCCGGCGCCACTTTTGGTCAGAAGGAATATCCTGAGCTGCTGACCAGGGTGATGACCCGCAATGCCCACTTGAAAAAAAAGCAGCTTCCACTTCCCAAGGCCCCCTATACTCCGCTGATCAATCAACTGACCTTGGGCTATACAGCTCGTTGTGTGCTTGATCTCAGCACAGCCCCCCAAGGAACGAGCCAGCTCTATCACCTTTCCCCCTTTGGTCTGAAGATTATATACCCCGAAGAGGTGCGCAAGCCCCATCCTTTGATTCCGAAAACAGATAATGCCGGTAATCTCTATATCGGTTTGAGCGGTCTGGAAACAATGGGACAGCTGACCCTCTATTTTGTTCTGGCCCCGGACAGTGATCGCAGTGCTGCTGATGAACAACCCGCCCTGTCCTGGTCCTATGCCACAGCGCAGCAATGGCGGCCCTTTCCCGAGGCCAACCTTCAGGGTGACAGTACAAATGCCTTTCTCCACTCCGGCATTATCACCCTGGATATTCCCCGTGATATCAGCAACGAGAACAAAGAGATGGGCAAGGGCTTATACTGGCTTCGGGTTTCCACAGCCAATGATCCCCGGATGTTCTCTTCCTTACGGGGCGTGTATAGTCAGGCTCTGCGGGCAACCGCACTCCCGAAGGATACCAAAGAGGTGACCACAGCACCTCTGCCCCCCAAATCAGTGACCTCACCGCTTTCCAGCATCGTTGGTCTGACAGAAGTCCTCCAGCCGGAGGCCTCCTTTAACGGAGGAAGAAAAGAAGACCGGGAGGCTGTAATCACGCGGCTCCATGAGCGCCTTCGCCATAAGGACCGGGCCGTGACGCCCTGGGATTATGAACGCCTTGTTTTGGAACATTTCCCTGATATTGGCCGGGTGAAATGCTTTCCCCATTTACGGACCCGCCCGAAACCTGAGCGCTGCCCTGGCGGAGTCCTGGTGGTGGTGGTCCCAGGTGCGGAACATCAGCAAGCGGGTGAGAGCTTTCCCCGGATTAATGCGGCCCGCCTGGTTCAGATCAGGGATTTCCTCCGGGATAGGGCCTCGGGTTTTGCCCGGATTGAAGTCCGCAACCCGGAATATGAGCAGATTCAGGTGCGTTGTGCTGCCCATTTTATTGATAACTTCAGCACGGGTCAGCGCATTCAACAGTTGAACCAGGCAATCCGGGACTATATTTCCCCCTGGAGTACCACGGGCTATCAGGCCCGCTTTGGCTGGAACCTGCGCCTGGATGATATCCTGGCCTATCTTTCCGGGCAGGAAGGGGTCAATTACATCACTGACCTGTCCGTTCTCCATATTACCAAGGATGCCTCCAATGCCTATTATTTAGAGGATTCAGTCCGTGATAAGGACAAGGACAAAGAAGAGGATCGTATCCGCCCCCGCTACCCCTGGAGCCTGGCCGTGCCCATGCCCAGGCATTTTATCCGCTCCCTGGACACGGCAGAGACAGTGGAGGCTGAGGCAACCGGGGTGGATGAATTGCGGATTGGAGCGACCTTTATAATTAATGAGTGA